The following coding sequences lie in one Pectobacterium sp. A5351 genomic window:
- a CDS encoding amino acid ABC transporter permease, with product MPPWLQLMADSFWSLLSAGLKFTVPLAILSFIFGLALGIIIALVRLYGPKPLKWVGDFYVWVIRGTPLLVQLFLIFYGLPSAGITLDAFPAALIGFTISVGAYSSEIVRGAILSVPKGQWNAAYSLGMNGRQAIRWVIFPQSVFVSLPPLSNTFISLIKDTSLAAVITVPEMFLSAQRIVSVTYEPLILYIEAALIYLMFSTVLSQLQVKLEKYYQRHITH from the coding sequence ATGCCGCCTTGGCTACAACTCATGGCAGACTCCTTCTGGAGCCTGCTGTCTGCGGGACTGAAATTTACCGTCCCTCTGGCTATCCTGTCTTTCATCTTTGGCTTAGCTCTCGGCATTATCATCGCACTGGTTCGCCTTTATGGCCCAAAGCCGCTGAAATGGGTGGGTGATTTCTACGTTTGGGTTATTCGTGGAACGCCATTATTGGTTCAGCTTTTCCTGATTTTTTATGGACTACCCAGCGCGGGGATTACTCTGGATGCCTTTCCGGCTGCCCTTATTGGTTTCACTATCAGCGTGGGTGCCTATAGCTCGGAGATCGTCCGCGGGGCAATTTTGTCTGTCCCGAAAGGCCAATGGAATGCCGCCTATTCTCTCGGTATGAACGGCAGGCAGGCGATTCGCTGGGTCATCTTCCCGCAATCCGTTTTCGTGTCGCTGCCGCCGCTTTCCAATACGTTTATTTCCTTAATCAAGGATACGTCGCTGGCCGCCGTGATCACCGTACCGGAGATGTTTTTATCCGCTCAGCGCATCGTCTCCGTTACCTATGAGCCTCTGATTCTGTATATCGAAGCAGCGCTGATTTATCTGATGTTCAGCACCGTGCTGAGCCAGCTACAGGTGAAACTAGAAAAGTATTATCAGCGCCATATCACACACTAA
- a CDS encoding amino acid ABC transporter substrate-binding protein: MKKIRFALLTSALLATSVFAHADDLSAIKSAGVIKIGTEGTYAPYTYHDKSGQLVGFDVDIGRAVAEKLGVKAQFIEGRWDGLIAGIDAKRYDAVINQVGVTKERQAKYDFSKPYIDSKAVLVVRGDNTTIKDFSDLKGKKSAQSLTSNYSKQATRYGADIVPTDGFNQSLDLVLSGRADATLNDNLSFLDFKKQKPDANVKIAATSKDGEPSAILVRKNQEPLVEALNKALDEIKADGTYKTISVRYFGEDVSQ, translated from the coding sequence ATGAAAAAAATACGTTTTGCTTTACTGACCAGCGCCCTGCTTGCTACCAGCGTATTCGCTCATGCCGATGACCTTAGCGCCATCAAGTCCGCAGGGGTTATCAAGATCGGCACAGAAGGCACCTATGCGCCTTATACCTATCATGATAAATCAGGCCAGTTGGTTGGTTTCGATGTGGATATTGGCCGCGCGGTGGCAGAAAAACTCGGCGTGAAAGCCCAGTTCATTGAAGGACGTTGGGACGGCTTAATCGCCGGTATTGATGCCAAGCGCTACGATGCGGTCATCAATCAGGTTGGTGTGACCAAAGAGCGCCAAGCCAAGTATGATTTCTCCAAGCCTTATATCGACTCCAAAGCGGTGCTGGTTGTCCGTGGCGATAACACCACCATTAAAGATTTCAGCGATTTGAAAGGCAAAAAATCAGCACAAAGCCTGACCAGCAATTACTCTAAACAAGCCACCCGCTACGGCGCGGACATCGTGCCGACGGACGGCTTTAATCAGTCGCTGGATCTGGTTCTCAGCGGCCGTGCGGACGCCACGTTGAACGACAATCTGTCATTCTTGGATTTCAAAAAGCAGAAGCCAGATGCCAACGTGAAGATTGCAGCGACCTCAAAAGACGGCGAACCTTCCGCGATTCTGGTACGTAAAAATCAGGAACCACTGGTAGAAGCATTAAATAAAGCTCTGGATGAAATTAAAGCAGACGGCACCTATAAAACGATATCTGTGCGATACTTCGGGGAGGATGTTTCTCAATAA
- a CDS encoding endonuclease/exonuclease/phosphatase family protein: MKIRIASYNVENLFHRTAILNLPDTQQIDALLQQVRQLQHLLEQPQYDDALKDQVFHLSIALRPYIDIRTDAGTLGRWKKEDAGTGFRINKSCRGRGDWIGEIVFKSQEFSSQQRKNTGKIITLLNVDILCAVEVENMDVLRDFNNQVLGENKFSQFVMIDSPNDPRGIDVACLTRYRIAQLRTHIFDAGKRFDPVFSRDCLEVMLDAGLKQPIYILCNHFKSQSGQTEEERQRGAEKRRDQAERVAEIVQQTYDLKKDYVVILGDLNEDSSNPWNSLAPLFSLLDLHPVIDPERPEKERYTYYFAGGKKGARLNQLDYIFLSAPLHQAVVEWGIERRGIYNIDKIAAKEGAEPVTPLPEVTSWDTAASDHAALWVEVDIT, encoded by the coding sequence ATGAAGATCCGCATCGCCAGCTATAACGTTGAGAACCTGTTCCACCGTACCGCGATTCTCAACCTCCCCGATACCCAGCAGATTGACGCCTTATTGCAGCAGGTCAGGCAGCTTCAGCATCTTCTTGAACAGCCCCAATACGATGATGCCCTGAAAGATCAGGTGTTCCACCTTTCTATCGCACTACGTCCTTATATTGATATTCGCACCGATGCAGGCACGCTGGGGCGATGGAAAAAGGAGGACGCCGGTACCGGATTTAGGATCAATAAAAGCTGCCGCGGTCGTGGGGATTGGATCGGTGAAATCGTATTTAAATCGCAGGAGTTCAGCAGCCAACAGCGTAAGAATACGGGCAAGATTATCACCCTGCTTAACGTCGATATTCTGTGCGCGGTTGAAGTCGAAAATATGGATGTCCTGCGTGATTTCAATAATCAGGTACTGGGGGAAAATAAATTCAGCCAGTTCGTGATGATCGACAGCCCGAACGATCCGCGTGGTATTGATGTCGCCTGCTTGACGCGTTATCGGATTGCTCAGCTCCGCACACATATTTTTGATGCCGGAAAGCGCTTCGATCCCGTATTTAGCCGTGATTGTCTCGAAGTGATGCTGGATGCCGGTCTCAAACAGCCGATTTATATTCTGTGTAACCATTTCAAAAGTCAGAGCGGTCAAACGGAAGAAGAGCGGCAGCGTGGGGCGGAGAAGCGCCGCGATCAGGCCGAACGTGTCGCGGAGATTGTCCAACAGACTTACGATCTCAAGAAAGACTATGTGGTCATTCTCGGTGATTTGAACGAGGATTCGTCAAACCCCTGGAACAGTTTGGCTCCGTTGTTTTCCCTGTTGGACTTACACCCGGTTATCGACCCTGAGCGCCCGGAAAAAGAGCGCTACACCTACTATTTTGCTGGAGGAAAGAAGGGCGCGCGGTTAAATCAACTTGACTACATTTTCCTGTCTGCGCCTCTGCATCAGGCGGTGGTGGAGTGGGGAATCGAACGTCGGGGCATTTATAATATCGACAAGATTGCTGCCAAAGAGGGCGCTGAACCGGTTACGCCGCTACCCGAAGTGACATCATGGGACACGGCTGCGTCTGACCATGCCGCGCTTTGGGTAGAAGTGGACATTACCTGA
- a CDS encoding ASCH domain-containing protein — translation MSHKQGLEKYPDALRWSFGDSPELADELLQLVRQGHKTATCSSYHAFKNEQTPQVGDYNIVLDGAGQPSCVIRTRSLTLVRYCDVTAEMAAKEGEGDKSLAFWREGHQTFFEREGTFAPDMLLVFEEFELVEVF, via the coding sequence ATGAGTCATAAACAAGGATTGGAAAAGTACCCAGACGCGCTGCGCTGGTCATTTGGCGACAGCCCCGAGCTGGCGGATGAGCTGCTGCAACTGGTGCGACAAGGGCATAAAACGGCAACCTGTAGTTCGTACCACGCATTCAAAAACGAGCAAACGCCGCAGGTCGGCGATTACAATATCGTTCTGGACGGTGCCGGACAGCCTTCCTGCGTGATTCGGACGCGCTCGTTAACGCTGGTGCGCTACTGCGATGTGACTGCTGAGATGGCGGCGAAAGAGGGCGAAGGCGACAAAAGCCTGGCTTTCTGGCGTGAAGGCCATCAGACATTTTTCGAACGAGAAGGCACGTTTGCCCCGGATATGCTGCTGGTGTTTGAAGAGTTTGAGCTGGTTGAGGTGTTTTGA
- a CDS encoding YlcI/YnfO family protein — protein MATGSINNKSQQLNARFPHDVVAEMESSLEAGETKAQFIITAVKGEIKRRQRKQPKDGS, from the coding sequence ATGGCAACGGGTTCAATTAACAACAAGTCACAGCAGTTGAATGCAAGGTTCCCGCACGACGTTGTTGCTGAAATGGAAAGCAGCCTTGAAGCTGGTGAGACAAAGGCGCAATTCATCATCACCGCAGTAAAAGGCGAGATCAAACGCCGCCAGCGCAAGCAGCCTAAAGATGGGTCCTAA
- a CDS encoding host cell division inhibitor Icd-like protein, producing MADIQSTQTRPEFQYRFLALGTSSRRVVHIIAATERQAREHSPDGHVMVFAGRLPVQEVHHV from the coding sequence ATGGCTGATATCCAGTCTACCCAAACTCGCCCCGAATTTCAGTATCGCTTTCTTGCTTTGGGAACATCTTCTCGGCGTGTCGTTCATATTATTGCTGCCACCGAACGTCAGGCGCGGGAACATTCCCCTGATGGTCATGTCATGGTCTTTGCTGGTCGTCTGCCCGTTCAGGAGGTGCACCATGTTTGA
- the fis gene encoding DNA-binding transcriptional regulator Fis, giving the protein MFEQRVNSDVLTVSTVNSQAQVTQKPLRDSVKQALKNYFAQLNGQDVSDLYELVLAEVEQPLLDMVMQYTRGNQTRAALMMGINRGTLRKKLKKYGMN; this is encoded by the coding sequence ATGTTCGAACAACGCGTGAATTCTGACGTACTGACCGTTTCCACTGTAAACTCTCAGGCTCAGGTAACCCAAAAACCCCTGCGCGACTCGGTTAAACAGGCACTGAAGAACTATTTTGCTCAATTGAACGGTCAGGATGTAAGTGACCTGTATGAGCTGGTACTGGCTGAAGTTGAACAGCCACTGTTGGACATGGTGATGCAATACACCCGCGGTAACCAAACCCGCGCCGCCCTGATGATGGGCATCAACCGCGGTACTCTGCGTAAGAAATTGAAAAAATACGGCATGAACTGA
- the dusB gene encoding tRNA dihydrouridine synthase DusB: protein MHIGQFQLTNRLIAAPMAGISDRPFRALCHAMGAGMTVSEMLSSNPEVWRSDKSRLRMVHSDEPGIRAVQIAGCDPNEMAAAARINADSGAQIIDINMGCPAKKVNRKMAGSALLQYPDLVKQILSAVVKAVDVPVTLKIRTGWAPEHRNCVEIAKLAEDCGIQALTIHGRTRACLFNGFAEYDSIRAVKQAVTIPIVANGDITDPHKARAVLDYTGADALMIGRAAQGRPWIFREIQHYLDTGELLAPMPLAEVKRLLIEHIRELHDFYGPGKGFRIARKHVSWYLQEHAPNDQFRRTFNAIEDASEQLEALKAYFENLA, encoded by the coding sequence ATGCACATTGGACAATTTCAGCTTACCAATCGTTTGATAGCAGCCCCAATGGCTGGTATTAGCGATCGCCCATTTAGAGCACTCTGTCACGCGATGGGCGCTGGAATGACCGTGTCTGAAATGCTTTCTTCCAACCCGGAAGTGTGGCGTTCAGACAAATCGCGTTTGCGAATGGTTCATAGCGATGAACCGGGTATCAGAGCCGTGCAGATTGCCGGTTGTGACCCCAATGAGATGGCGGCGGCAGCGAGAATCAATGCTGATTCCGGCGCGCAAATCATTGACATCAATATGGGCTGCCCGGCGAAGAAGGTGAACCGCAAGATGGCAGGATCTGCGTTATTGCAGTATCCGGATTTGGTCAAACAGATCCTCTCTGCGGTAGTGAAAGCGGTAGACGTGCCGGTGACACTGAAAATCCGTACCGGTTGGGCACCAGAGCACCGCAACTGTGTAGAAATTGCCAAACTGGCCGAAGACTGTGGCATTCAGGCGTTAACCATTCACGGACGCACCCGTGCGTGCCTGTTCAATGGTTTCGCGGAATACGACAGCATTCGGGCAGTTAAGCAGGCCGTTACCATTCCTATTGTTGCGAATGGCGACATTACAGACCCGCATAAAGCCAGAGCGGTTCTGGACTACACCGGGGCTGACGCCCTGATGATAGGACGAGCCGCTCAGGGAAGACCCTGGATCTTTCGGGAAATCCAGCATTATCTGGACACAGGGGAGTTGCTGGCACCGATGCCGTTGGCAGAGGTTAAGCGCTTGTTGATCGAGCATATACGGGAATTGCACGACTTTTATGGTCCAGGCAAGGGATTTCGTATCGCTCGTAAGCACGTATCCTGGTATCTCCAGGAGCATGCCCCAAACGACCAGTTTAGGCGCACATTCAACGCCATTGAGGATGCCAGCGAGCAGCTGGAGGCGTTGAAGGCATATTTTGAAAATCTTGCGTAA
- a CDS encoding carbonic anhydrase gives MKGKLSIVLMLSASFSTLAADPVHWGYEGNGDPAHWGKLSPDFSLCETGKNQSPINIRQALNAQHDPLQLAFLPGTQQIINNRHTVQVNVGPGNTLELDNETFTLQQFHFHAPSENEIDGKQFPLEGHFVYKDAAGALTVIALMFQEGEANLPLATTWQQIPAQVNQAEDVRTPIAIQSLLPTSLNYYRFSGSLTTPPCSEGIRWLVLDHPVTASVEQINQFRSVMHHANNRPIQPLNGRVIIH, from the coding sequence ATGAAAGGTAAACTCTCTATCGTATTGATGCTGTCCGCCAGCTTTTCCACCTTGGCGGCCGATCCGGTGCACTGGGGCTACGAAGGCAACGGCGATCCCGCACACTGGGGAAAGCTGTCTCCAGATTTCTCGCTGTGTGAAACCGGTAAAAACCAATCTCCCATCAATATCCGCCAGGCGCTGAACGCCCAGCACGACCCTTTACAGCTAGCCTTCCTGCCAGGGACACAGCAAATTATCAACAACAGGCATACCGTTCAGGTTAACGTCGGTCCGGGGAACACGCTGGAATTGGATAACGAGACATTCACCTTACAACAGTTTCACTTTCACGCACCGAGCGAGAATGAAATTGACGGTAAGCAGTTTCCGCTGGAAGGCCATTTTGTCTATAAAGACGCGGCTGGCGCGCTTACCGTTATCGCGCTGATGTTTCAGGAAGGAGAGGCCAATCTGCCGTTAGCCACGACATGGCAGCAGATTCCGGCTCAGGTTAATCAGGCGGAGGACGTGCGCACGCCAATCGCGATTCAGAGCCTGTTACCGACGTCATTAAACTACTATCGGTTTAGCGGGTCGCTCACCACGCCACCGTGCTCGGAAGGCATTCGCTGGCTGGTGCTGGATCACCCCGTCACCGCCTCCGTTGAACAGATAAACCAGTTCCGCTCAGTCATGCATCACGCCAATAATCGCCCCATACAGCCGCTTAATGGCCGCGTCATCATCCATTAA